Proteins from a single region of Vairimorpha necatrix chromosome 6, complete sequence:
- a CDS encoding WD40 repeat domain-containing protein, with protein MIKLTKPEINSLINNYLSQESLIYTSFVFKNEIKEDFKNIRKDITLEKILTYGLQYMYGVDHYKDGKINVCKGTYSLDRLHLCDAVVRKKKKKREESQEGESLLVEQTNSLCKKSIKGDENSINSEIQVSTEGNHMKDQHDNMDSIIDNNTIKYDTKLDSTTNDNNMSNHVIVPLDSLSTVPLSLSVKSLDPCKPCSLVTFKDEYLYLYDNSSFTLYIFKFGSFAGIKNIALEKMLYVDDILVMYDGSKLIFYNTFNLKVKSIMITFLDIFYDGSKFVTLNLDGSISYFTRDGNKSGENIFIFENILSAFINNNMFMIWNDKGKLCILNTKTQSTHFFTSRDKSVLSSSYYKDILYLLYEDTIGIYNINEKTEKYIKNENMTGICKTKEYILTYNKNILTVYKDDIILKVYDTKKDIKEILSVEENIIIIYNKEIWFYDQEIQLEKEYKCEDEIEKISINNKEVCVLLKKSSPILILLSEP; from the coding sequence ATGATAAAACTTACAAAACCAGAAATAAATTCTCTAATAAACAACTATCTATCCCAAGAATCTCTAATCTACACTTCATTTGTAttcaaaaatgaaataaaagaagatttcaaaaatataagaaaagaTATCACTTTGGAGAAGATACTCACTTACGGGTTACAGTACATGTATGGAGTGGACCACTACAAAGATGGGAAAATTAATGTGTGTAAAGGAACTTACTCTTTGGATAGACTGCATCTATGTGATGCAGTCgtgagaaaaaaaaagaaaaagagaGAAGAAAGTCAGGAAGGAGAGAGTTTGTTGGTTGAACAAACAAACTCattatgcaaaaaaagtataaaaggAGATGAAAACAGCATAAATTCAGAGATTCAAGTTTCCACAGAAGGGAACCACATGAAAGATCAGCATGATAATATGGATAGTATAATAGATAATAATACGATCAAGTATGATACTAAATTAGATAGTACTACTAATGACAATAATATGTCCAATCATGTTATAGTTCCTCTAGATTCATTGAGTACTGTGCCTTTGTCTTTATCTGTTAAATCCCTTGACCCTTGTAAGCCTTGTTCCCTTGTCACTTTCAAGGATGaatatctttatttatatgataACTCGTCTTTCACTCTCTACATCTTCAAATTCGGCTCATTCGCCGGTATAAAGAATATTGCCTTAGAGAAAATGCTCTACGTGGATGACATCTTAGTCATGTATGACGGGAGTAAATTAATCTTCTACAATACATTTAACTTGAAAGTCAAGTCTATTATGATCACATTCTTggatatattttatgatgGTAGTAAATTCGTCACTTTGAATCTTGACGGGTCTATTTCTTACTTCACTAGAGATGGGAATAAGTCAGGAgagaatattttcatttttgaaaatattctctctgcttttataaataataatatgttTATGATCTGGAATGATAAAGGGAAATTGTGTATCTTAAATACTAAGACTCAGAGTACACATTTCTTCACTAGTAGAGACAAGAGTGTCTTATCTTCTTCGTATTATAAAGATatcttatatttattatatgaaGATACTATAGggatttataatataaatgagAAGACAGagaaatatattaagaATGAGAATATGACAGGGATATGTAAGACTAAGGAATATATTCTGACTTATAATAAGAATATATTGACAGTATATAAAGatgatataatattaaaagtatATGATACTAAGAAGGATATAAAAGAGATATTAAGTGTAGAAgagaatataataataatttataataaagagATATGGTTTTATGATCAAGAGATACAATTAGAGAAGGAATATAAATGTGAAGATGAGATAGAGAAGAtatcaataaataataaggAAGTGTGTGTATTACTTAAGAAGAGTAGTCCCATACTCATACTATTATCAGAACCATAA
- a CDS encoding endothelial differentiation-related factor 1-like protein, with amino-acid sequence MNYDKPIIIRKNKPAPKSSLVTLDDDVTLKLVPKDIQDKIKEARVRLEMDQKDLAKKMDKKVSVVKEWEKGTANYDKNLAKAFEKALNIKLHPK; translated from the coding sequence ATGAATTATGACAAGCCTATTATAATCCGTAAGAATAAACCCGCTCCCAAATCCAGTCTCGTCACTCTTGATGATGATGTCACTCTCAAGCTCGTCCCCAAGGATATTCAAGATAAGATCAAGGAAGCCCGAGTGAGACTAGAGATGGACCAGAAGGATTTAGCTAAGAAGATGGACAAGAAAGTGAGTGTAGTAAAAGAGTGGGAGAAAGGGACGGCGAATTATGACAAGAATCTAGCAAAGGCCTTTGAGAAGGCCctcaatattaaattacaccccaaataa
- a CDS encoding vacuolar protein sorting-associated protein 45 (VPS45) has translation MIQKISKILTASSGVKCLLFDTYTKSNLSSLIPHSHFLEYDYFLFDNIENTRTKININCVCVINISSFKNLIKEISDPSYKSYTVLFTNYLDPYLMNLLAKNDVYGVIEDIQEIYMDFNKQDDNMYTVQKLEDFIYSLGTRPTIYSKIGSNSKMLDNTYDKFIREDGGRVFIIDRSYDHITPLIIDWHYQSMIKRYCEYDDCIVKIQGIKYNIQDDFFKDNKFRNISEVSSNLETLVKELDIKKRSKKVNIKEIEEINRLNEVVSKHMKIYNHIIRNIEEKRRISEEQMNILKNNKYTYKYEKIFKDGNKGTVGDNQDEQNYIQDKQNHHNHQNHILDKDIVNLKNVLKYNKYKYDIKKNEDIKLAYLPPIRKIVKNILKNNLKDWELVQERNNKDKYTVFYFRGGVTYTEYRFIMELYDYQENVYIISERVI, from the coding sequence ATGATACAGAAAATCTCCAAGATCTTGACTGCCTCATCAGGAGTCAAGTGCCTTCTCTTCGATACATACACAAAATCAAATCTCTCCTCACTCATCCCCCACTCTCATTTCTTAGAATACGACTACTTCTTATTTGATAATATAGAAAACACaagaacaaaaataaatataaactgTGTCTGtgtaataaatataagcaGCTTTAAGAATCTTATAAAAGAGATCTCTGATCCATCTTATAAATCTTATACAGTATTATTTACTAACTACTTAGATCCATACCTGATGAATTTGTTGGCCAAGAATGACGTGTATGGGGTCATAGAAGATATACAAGAGATTTATATggattttaataaacaagATGACAATATGTACACAGTACAGAAATtagaagattttatatattcacTTGGAACACGACCAACAATATACAGTAAAATAGGATCTAATAGTAAGATGCTAGATAATAcatatgataaatttataagagAAGATGGAGGAAGAGTCTTTATAATTGATAGATCTTATGATCATATTACTCCCTTGATCATAGATTGGCACTACCAGTCCATGATAAAAAGATACTGCGAATATGATGACTGTATAGTCAAAATACAAGGAATAAAGTACAATATCCAAGATGACTTCTTTAAGGATAATAAATTCAGGAATATATCAGAAGTATCAAGTAATCTGGAGACACTAGTAAAAGAACTAGacataaaaaagagaagTAAGAAAgtgaatataaaagaaatagaagaaattaatagaCTGAATGAAGTAGTGAGTAAACATATGAAGATATATAATCATATAATAAGGAATATAGAAGAAAAGAGAAGAATAAGTGAAGAGCAGATGAATATTCTTAagaacaataaatatacttataaatatgaaaaaatatttaaagatgGAAATAAAGGTACAGTTGGAGATAATCAAGACGAACAAAATTACATCCAGGACAAACAAAATCATCATAATCATCAAAATCACATTCTCGATAAGGATATTGTAAACTTGAAGAATgttctaaaatataataaatataaatatgatataaagaagaatgaagatataaaattggCCTATTTACCCCCAATCAGGAAAATAGTAAAGAATATCTTGAAGAATAATCTAAAAGACTGGGAATTAGTACAAGAGAGAAATAATAAGGACAAATACACAGTATTCTACTTTAGAGGAGGAGTGACTTATACAGAGTACAGATTTATAATGGAACTTTATGACTACCAGGAGAATGTGTATATAATTAGTGAGAGAGTAATTTAG
- a CDS encoding TBPIP domain-containing protein: MHKEEDEFSQDFDSISSIVRVQGDGIEALDEEYMKEDAIIEKELDMKEDEVSIELSDSGSLEEIIPIKRGAIKRRPVRILRKTAKPKIDEDTKKKETRQRQVRLRNSKENLQDIRQDSTKEDSRQDSTKENTQEDSTKENTQEDSTKENTQENSIKEDSKDDNNINSFNNINNNLTDDEKKIFDFFFNINRPVSSAELLLNFKKQISNTLLQNICTNLESKNLIIIKLYSKTKIFMINPSVFDMSEQDTNKQRLKDLSTENETLKKEYTSLINELKSYKNMETEEELDEKISKMKSRLEILQERVKCRERGELISKKEIEEYIQKNKKMMKIKKERSKMKNEMIETICENMNIKKRDLIEELDL; the protein is encoded by the coding sequence ATGCATAAAGAAGAAGACGAATTTTCTCAAGATTTTGATAGTATTTCGAGCATAGTACGAGTACAAGGAGATGGCATAGAAGCTTTGGACGAGGAATACATGAAAGAAGACGCCATAATAGAAAAGGAACTAGACATGAAAGAAGACGAAGTCTCCATTGAATTATCAGACAGTGGAAGCCTCGAGGAAATTATTCCCATAAAAAGAGGCGCAATTAAAAGAAGACCAGTGAGGATTTTAAGGAAGACAGCGAAGCCCAAGATCGACGAGGACActaaaaagaaagaaacCCGCCAAAGACAAGTCAGACTTAGAAACagtaaagaaaatttacaaGATATTAGACAAGATAGTACTAAAGAAGACAGTAGACAAGATAGTACTAAAGAAAATACACAAGAAGATAGTACTAAAGAAAATACACAAGAAGATAGTACTAAAGAAAATACACAAGAAAACAGTATTAAAGAAGACAGTAAAGAcgataataatataaatagttttaataatataaataataatctCACAGATGATGAAAAGAAGATCTTcgatttcttttttaatattaataggCCTGTCAGTAGTGCAGAGCTCCTTCTAAATTTCAAGAAGCAGATCTCAAACACCCTCTTACAGAATATTTGTACAAATCTAGAGAGTAAAAActtaataataatcaaGTTATATTCTAAGACTAAGATCTTTATGATAAACCCCAGTGTATTTGACATGAGTGAACAAGACACTAACAAGCAGAGACTTAAAGATCTGAGTACTGAGAATGAGACACTAAAGAAGGAATATACTTCATTAATAAATGAATTAAAGAGTTATAAGAATATGGAGACAGAGGAAGAATTAGATGAGAAGATTAGTAAAATGAAGAGTAGACTGGAGATATTACAAGAGAGAGTCAAGTGTAGAGAAAGGGGGGAGCTTATAAGTAAGAAAGAGATAGAAGAATATATTCAGAAGAATAAGAAGATGATGAAGATTAAGAAAGAGAGAAGTAAAATGAAGAATGAGATGATAGAAACAATATGTGAGAACATGAACATAAAGAAAAGAGACTTAATTGAGGAATTAGATCTCTAG
- a CDS encoding homeobox domain-containing protein 14, translated as MVDINKQELIVQAALGLIKIKKSGREEDLDLMRNKKTLFQNTVLKEVFKLNKYPSTQTKIDLGILLDLSIRTIQIWFQNERRNKKSESKDENNYKCEVGPVILWRIYKKAKNFIFYI; from the coding sequence ATGGTCGATATCAACAAACAAGAGCTTATTGTCCAAGCTGCTCTCGGtctaattaaaattaaaaaatctggTAGAGAAGAAGACTTAGATCTAAtgagaaataaaaagacaTTATTCCAAAATACTGTATTAAAAgaagtatttaaattaaataaatatccATCTACTCAAACAAAAATAGATTTGGGAATATTATTAGATTTAAGTATACGAACTATACAAATTTGGTTTCAAAACGAAAGacgtaataaaaaaagtgAAAGTaaagatgaaaataattataaatgtgAAGTTGGGCCAGTTATATTGTGGaggatttataaaaaagcgaagaatttcatattttatatataa
- a CDS encoding thioredoxin, translated as MLTRHKNFTKFADVQKKISNLNKDVLLFFGSEQCPPCKVLSQLLDKFETNKDLVVFELKRPDFEDMEICKEKYNLTHFPTLIKVDKNMNKMKMVMGYKGEEQFEEFVDDNFEDEDEGFVDGEFNE; from the coding sequence atgcTCACCCgtcataaaaattttacaaaattcgCCGAcgtacaaaaaaaaatctctaATCTCAACAAAGACGTCTTACTCTTCTTTGGTTCTGAACAATGTCCTCCTTGTAAAGTATTAAGCCAGTTATTAGACAAATTTGAGACTAATAAAGATCTCGTGGTATTTGAACTTAAAAGGCCAGACTTTGAAGATATGGAAATATGTAAAGAGAAATATAACCTGACACATTTTCCTACATTAATTAAAGtggataaaaatatgaataaaatgaaaatggTAATGGGATACAAAGGGGAAGAACAATTTGAAGAGTTTGTTGATGACAATTTTGAGGATGAAGATGAAGGATTTGTAGATGGAGAATTtaatgaataa